The genomic DNA CGCTTCAAAGTGGCTCGCGGCGTGCGACGCGATAGCCAGTCTCGTGGTTGTCGGCGGCAAGGGAGGGCGGTGACGGTGGCGTTCGTGCTCGGCATCGACACCGCAACTGAGCGGACCGTGATCGCGCTCGGCGAGCGGGAGCGTGACGGCGCGCGGATCGACATGCGCGCCGCTGCCGACATCGACGCGCCGCGCGCCGCGCTCGGCCGCCTGCTTCCGGCGTGCGACGAGATGCTGCGCCGGGAAGGGCTTGCGGTGAGCGACATCACGGAGGTCGTCGTCGGACGAGGACCGGGCTCGTTTACCGGGGTGCGCATCGGTGTCGCTACGGCGAAAGGGCTCGCGCACGGGCTCGGCGTCCCGCTGTACGGCGTGGGCACGCTCGATGTTGTCGCGTGGGGATACGCACGCGCCCCGAGCGCCTACGTGGCGGATGAAACTTCGCACGGCGGGCTGCTTGGCGTGGTGGGCGATGCCATGCGCGGTGAGGTCTACGTCGCGCTCTTCGAGGTGGTTGAGGGAGCTGTCTCGCGCCTCGAGCCGGACCGGGTCACGACGCCAGCTGAGGCGGCCTGCGAGTGGGCTTCGCTCGGACGGCCGGTCACACTCGCTGGTGACGGGCTCGCCAAGCACGGAGCGGTGTTCGCCGAGGCGTTCGGTCCGCGCCTGCGGCTATCCGCCGAGTCACACTGGCTCCCGGCGGCATCCGGCCTGCTCGCCGCCTTCGAGCACGCGTGGGCGGCAGGGGAGGCTGGCAGCGGCGACGTCGGCGCCCTGCTGCCGACATATCCGCGCCTCTCCGACGCCGAGGAGGCCGAGCGGGCACGAGGGGAGGCTCCGCCGCGATGAGCGTCACGGTCCGCGCGATGGCCCACCGTGATCTCGATGCGGTATGCGCGCTCGAGGAGGCGACGTTCCCGCGACCCTGGTCGCGAGCGTCCTTCGCCGGTGAGCTCGCCAGGCCGGGGTCGCGAGGTTGGTTCGTCGCCGAGGAGGGCGGCGCGTTCGCTGGTTCAGGTGGCGTGATGGTCGTGGGCACCGAGGCCCACGTGATGAATCTTGCGGTCGCCGAGGAGTACCGTCGTACCGGAGTGGCGTCGGCGCTCATGGCGGCGATAGTTGAGCGCGCCGTGGCACTCGGGGCATACACGCTCAAGCTTGAGGTGCGGGAAACGAGTGGAGAGGCGGTCGCGTTTTACCGGGCGCTCGGTCTTGTGGTGACCGGCCGCCGGGTCGACTACTACGGTCCAGGAGAAGACGCGATCATCATGTCCGCGCCGCTTGCGGACGTGGAGCGCGTGCTCACACAGCGCGCAGCGGCACGTACGGCGAATGGTCCGTGGCCGCGCGGCACAAACGAGATCGTGCTTGCCATCGAGACCTCATGCGATGAGACAGCCGCCGCTGTCATGCGCGGCGGTACCGAGTTGCTCTCGAACGTGGTCGCAAGCCAGGTTGATTTCCACTCGCGCTTTGGCGGTGTCGTGCCCGAGATTGCGTCGCGCAAGCACATCGAGGCAATCGTGGGAGTCGTCGAAGAGGCGCTCGACCGCGCGCAGGTGACCGTGCGCGATCTTGACGCGATCGCGGTCACGTACGGCCCCGGGCTTATCGGCGCGCTCGTGGTGGGAGTCGCGTACGCCAAGGGGCTCGCGATGGCCACCGGGGCGCCTCTCGTGGGCGTCAATCACCTCGAAGGCCACATCTTCGCCGCCGTACTCGATGATCCCGCTGTGGCACCGCCGATCATCGCGCTTGTCGTCTCGGGCGGGCACACCTCCCTCGTGCACGTACCAGAGTGGGGTGTCTACCGAACGCTCGGCCAGACGCTCGACGACGCGGCCGGCGAAGCGTTCGACAAGGTCGCCAAGGTGCTCGGCCTCGGCTATCCTGGCGGCCCGGCCATCTCGAAGCTCGCCGCCACCGGAGATCCGGCCGCCATCGACTTCCCTCGCGCGATGATGCGATCCGGTGACTACCGCTTCTCGCTCTCCGGTCTCAAGACCGCGGTCATCAACCACATTCGTCACGAGCGTGAAGCGGGTCGCGAGATCGACGTGCCTGATCTCGCCGCGTCGTTCCAGGCGGCCGTGATAGACGTGCAGGTCGCCAAGACCGTCCGTGCCGCCGAGGAGTACGGTGTGCGCACCGTCTGTCTGGCTGGCGGTGTGGCCGCGAACCCGTCGCTGCGCGAGTCGCTTCGCTCCGCGCTTGACGAGAAGGGCATTGCGCTTGCGGTACCCGCACCTGCGCTGTGTACCGACAACGCCGCAATGATCGCGGTCGCTGGCACCTGGCTGCTAAGGCGCGGCGATCGGCTCGGGCTTGCCGCGGAAGCGGTCGCTGACCTGACGCTCGGCTGATTTGCGCGGTACGCACTCTCCCGTTTTATGGAGCACCCCTCGAGGGCGATCCGGTTGTGTCCGTTTATCCGCGATGGGGAATATCCCGTTTTGGCACGCGCGTGTCAGTAGCGGGCTTTGCACCGGTTGGGAACGGGGAGTATGCCCGCGTAGATGAGAGGAGTGTGGAGCATATGAGGGGCAGACAACGGTGGGCAAGGACATCGCTCGTTGTGATGTTAGCGGTGTTCATGCTCGCGAGTATGCCGGGGCTCGGTGCGGCCGGGGGTACGAAGGACGGAGGTGCGACCATCCAGCCGCA from Clostridiales bacterium includes the following:
- the tsaB gene encoding tRNA (adenosine(37)-N6)-threonylcarbamoyltransferase complex dimerization subunit type 1 TsaB, whose protein sequence is MTVAFVLGIDTATERTVIALGERERDGARIDMRAAADIDAPRAALGRLLPACDEMLRREGLAVSDITEVVVGRGPGSFTGVRIGVATAKGLAHGLGVPLYGVGTLDVVAWGYARAPSAYVADETSHGGLLGVVGDAMRGEVYVALFEVVEGAVSRLEPDRVTTPAEAACEWASLGRPVTLAGDGLAKHGAVFAEAFGPRLRLSAESHWLPAASGLLAAFEHAWAAGEAGSGDVGALLPTYPRLSDAEEAERARGEAPPR
- the tsaD gene encoding tRNA (adenosine(37)-N6)-threonylcarbamoyltransferase complex transferase subunit TsaD, with the protein product MSVTVRAMAHRDLDAVCALEEATFPRPWSRASFAGELARPGSRGWFVAEEGGAFAGSGGVMVVGTEAHVMNLAVAEEYRRTGVASALMAAIVERAVALGAYTLKLEVRETSGEAVAFYRALGLVVTGRRVDYYGPGEDAIIMSAPLADVERVLTQRAAARTANGPWPRGTNEIVLAIETSCDETAAAVMRGGTELLSNVVASQVDFHSRFGGVVPEIASRKHIEAIVGVVEEALDRAQVTVRDLDAIAVTYGPGLIGALVVGVAYAKGLAMATGAPLVGVNHLEGHIFAAVLDDPAVAPPIIALVVSGGHTSLVHVPEWGVYRTLGQTLDDAAGEAFDKVAKVLGLGYPGGPAISKLAATGDPAAIDFPRAMMRSGDYRFSLSGLKTAVINHIRHEREAGREIDVPDLAASFQAAVIDVQVAKTVRAAEEYGVRTVCLAGGVAANPSLRESLRSALDEKGIALAVPAPALCTDNAAMIAVAGTWLLRRGDRLGLAAEAVADLTLG